DNA sequence from the Anaerolineales bacterium genome:
CGATCCTGACCTTCCAGGCGTCATCCCAAGATCTCGCGGGCACCACCTGGAACGCGATCGGCGTGAACAACGGGAAGCAGGCGGTCGTGAGCCTGGTCCTGGACACCGAAGTCACGGCCGTCTTCAACGACGACGGAACGGTGACGGGATCTGCCGGCTGCAACACGTACAACGCGCCCTACGAGCTCGAGGGCAAGCAGATCAAGATCGGCCCGGTGGCCACGACCCGCAAGTTCTGTGCTCAACCCGAAGGAGTTATGGAGCAGGAAACCGCCTACCTGGCGGCGCTGGAGAAAGCCACGACCTACGAGCTCGTCGGGACGAACCTGACGCTGGGCGACTCGCAGGGTGCGACCCAGGTCGAGTACGTGCGGCCGTAGGCCGCTTCCTCTGACCTGCTGCTGAAGGGACAGGTGCGAGGTGGCCGCAGGCATTTGCCTGCAGCCACTTGCGTTTCTCGGGCAAGTACGCCCGCCGCTGAGGCCTTGATTGGCCCCTACGCAGCCTGCCTGGGGAAGAGCTGGAAGGGTCTGGTTTTCACCGACCCGATCTACGAGGCCGAGGGCGCGAGCGGGAGGTCTACCGCCAGGGGTCGCCAAGCGTGTGGCATCCGGTCGCCCGTCATGCCTTGTCGCGCCCATGGCAGTTCTTGACTTTCTTCCCGCTGCCGCACGGACACAGATCGTTACGTCCGGCGCTGGCGAGCAGCGCTTGCAGATCTTCGTCCGCAACCCAGCGCATGACCTCCGACGGGGCGCGATTCTGGCGCAGCAGCTGCGACATCATCAGCATGGGCTGGTTGACGTGATGGAAGAACTGTTTGTAGCCGGCGCACAGATAGTTCAAACCCGGTTCGCCCTCCGGCGTTGTGATGCCCCCTTCGCCCTGCGGGCTGCGGGGTGCTTCGCAAAAGCGATCCTTCGGGCAGCCGCCGTGACAGGCAAAGCGCACGTCGCACTCCAGGCAGTACTTGGGGAGGGTGTCGAACTTGTCGCGGCCGAACTTGAGCTGCTGATCGGAGGCGATCAGTTCGATCATGGGCGTTTCTTGGATGTTGCCCAATCGGTACTTCGGCTCGACGAAGTGATCGCACGAGTACAGATCGCCATTGTGCTCCAGGGCCAGCGCCAAGCCACAGACCTTGCTATGCACGCATAGCCCCGGCGGCTCGCCATACCAGTTCGCCAGGGCCACGTCGAACATCTGAACGTAGACCGTGCCCACGTCGCGGCGTACCCACTCCTCGAAGACGCCGATCAAGAACGAGCCGTACTGCTCGGCCGTGACCGAGCGAGCGGTGACGAACGTACCCTCCTGCACGTACAGCGGCCGGTCGCGCCACGACGTCCACGTCACGTTGCCGACCTGACCGGGCGCCGGCTGAGCGGTCCGGAGGGCGGTGTCCGCCCGCTCGAGATCGGCTTTCCCGACGCGCTCGATAATGGGGATGAACTGCAGGAAGCGGGAGCCGCACTCGTCGCGCAAGAACCGGTACACTTCGCCCGGGTAGTCGGCGTTGGCGCGGTGTAGGGTCGTCAGAGTGTTGTATTCCACGCCATGTTTCTGCAAGAAGGCGAGACCCCGCATCACTCGATCGAACGTTGGTTGGCCCCCCTTGTCGAGGCGGTAGGCGTCGTGCATGGCGCCTGGGCCGTCGATGCTGATGCCCACCAGAAAGTTGTTCTTCTTGAAGAAGGCGGCCCACTCATCGTCAATCAACGTGCCGTTGGTCTGGATCGAATACTGCAAGACCATCCCCGGCCGGGAGTACTTCTGGGCGTAGTCGATGCTGCGTTGGAAGAAGTCCACGCCCATCAGGGTGGGCTCGCCGCCCTGCCAGGCGACCATCACCTCCGGTATCTGGTGGCCTTCGATCAGCTGGCGGATGTAGGTCTCCAGCATCTCATCG
Encoded proteins:
- a CDS encoding META domain-containing protein gives rise to the protein SYFGVYQLDGSKLAIQPQGSTMMACPELVTAQAEAFTAGLGSTSTFTIEGQKLALKDANGKAILTFQASSQDLAGTTWNAIGVNNGKQAVVSLVLDTEVTAVFNDDGTVTGSAGCNTYNAPYELEGKQIKIGPVATTRKFCAQPEGVMEQETAYLAALEKATTYELVGTNLTLGDSQGATQVEYVRP
- a CDS encoding anaerobic sulfatase maturase; translated protein: MSTMPTKAPPAFHLLAKPTGAVCNLDCTYCFFLSKEMLYPGSRFRMADEMLETYIRQLIEGHQIPEVMVAWQGGEPTLMGVDFFQRSIDYAQKYSRPGMVLQYSIQTNGTLIDDEWAAFFKKNNFLVGISIDGPGAMHDAYRLDKGGQPTFDRVMRGLAFLQKHGVEYNTLTTLHRANADYPGEVYRFLRDECGSRFLQFIPIIERVGKADLERADTALRTAQPAPGQVGNVTWTSWRDRPLYVQEGTFVTARSVTAEQYGSFLIGVFEEWVRRDVGTVYVQMFDVALANWYGEPPGLCVHSKVCGLALALEHNGDLYSCDHFVEPKYRLGNIQETPMIELIASDQQLKFGRDKFDTLPKYCLECDVRFACHGGCPKDRFCEAPRSPQGEGGITTPEGEPGLNYLCAGYKQFFHHVNQPMLMMSQLLRQNRAPSEVMRWVADEDLQALLASAGRNDLCPCGSGKKVKNCHGRDKA